A single genomic interval of Helianthus annuus cultivar XRQ/B chromosome 6, HanXRQr2.0-SUNRISE, whole genome shotgun sequence harbors:
- the LOC110944794 gene encoding interaptin-like, with protein MKKWQRDLAGINTFRLIQDLLLESWKKKQSNPSQKRTKIFRSSESDEDTDDEEEYINNARKSLDSFSFNLFFADKIEMLKEKRAARLKRELEARRIVEEKEKMEAEKAEVKEKSTEKVEVEGWEAEIEFDEEPMKMGKVIEIIDEKIIEVDKIVEVEKIVEVEKIVEVEKIIEVQVQKKRRRNCSGNSQIKSFSLKERRI; from the exons ATGAAAAAGTggcagagggatttagctgggataaatacgtTCCGGCTGATTCAGGACTTGTTGCTCGAATCTTGGAAGAAGAAGCAATCAAATCCAAGCCAAAAAAGAACAAAGATTTTCAGATCATCAGAAAGTGATGAAGATAccgatgatgaggaagaatacATTAATAATGCTAGAAAAAGTTTAGACTCAttcagttttaatttgttttttgcagataaaattgAGATGTTGAAAGAGAAAAGGGCTGCTCGTCTGAAGAGAGAATTGGAAGCAAGAAGGATtgttgaagaaaaagaaaaaatggAAGCTGAGAAAGCAGAAGTTAAAGAAAAGTCGACGGAAAAGGTCGAAGTTGAAGGGTGGGAAGCAGAAATAGAATTCGATGAAGAACCAATGAAGATGGGAAAGGTAATTGAGATAATAGATGAAAAGATCATCGAAGTTGATAAAATCGTCGAAGTTGAGAAAATCGTCGAAGTTGAGAAAATCGTCGAAGTTGAGAAAAtcatcgaa gtacaagttcagaagaagagaagGAGAAACTGTTCAGgaaacagtcaaatcaagagtttctcgctgaaagaaagaagaataTGA
- the LOC110865531 gene encoding auxin-responsive protein IAA27: MSVSIKEHDYIGLSEANMEKQAYEMIYNNKDLNLKATELRLGLPGSESPEREVVVHGGAIKIMVAGAKRGFSDAINGGSRKWVYAGDGGQEVGLVKNSGQETDVSVSPEPALPEMKTQVSDKPIGQISSPAPKQQVVGWPPIRSFRKNTMAVSQTKNEEEGDQKMGSGCLYVKVSMDGAPYLRKVDLEIYSCYLDLSSALEKMFSCFTIGQYGSHGVRTREGLSESRLMDLLHGSEYVLTYEDKDGDWMLVGDVPWDMFIASCKRMRIMQSSDAIGLAPRAMEKCRNRTEPDNE, translated from the exons ATGTCTGTGTCCATTAAAGAACATGATTACATAGGGTTGTCAGAGGCAAACATGGAGAAACAAGCCTATGAGATGATATACAATAATAAAGATTTGAACTTGAAAGCCACTGAGTTGAGACTTGGTCTGCCTGGCTCTGAGTCACCAGAAAGAGAGGTGGTTGTTCATGGTGGTGCAATCAAGATTATGGTCGCTGGAGCCAAAAGGGGTTTCTCTGATGCCATAAATGGTGGTTCTCGGAAGTGGGTTTATGCAGGTGATGGTGGACAGGAGGTTGGTTTGGTTAAAAATAGTGGACAGGAGACTGATGTTTCGGTTTCGCCTGAGCCGGCTTTACCAGAGATGAAGACTCAGGTTTCTGATAAGCCAATTGGTCAAATTTCTTCTCCTGCTCCCAA GCAACAAGTTGTAGGATGGCCTCCAATTCGATCTTTCCGAAAGAACACCATGGCTGTTAGCCAAACAAAGAACGAAGAAGAAGGTGATCAGAAAATGGGATCGGGCTGCCTTTATGTGAAAGTCAGCATGGATGGAGCTCCATATTTGAGGAAAGTGGATCTCGAGATCTATTCGTGCTACTTAGATCTTTCTTCAGCCCTTGAAAAAATGTTTAGCTGTTTCACAATTG GTCAATATGGTAGCCATGGAGTTCGTACGAGAGAGGGATTAAGCGAGAGTCGGCTTATGGATCTTCTCCATGGTTCCGAGTATGTGCTAACCTATGAAGACAAAGATGGTGACTGGATGCTGGTTGGTGATGTTCCATGGGA TATGTTCATTGCCTCATGTAAGAGGATGAGGATCATGCAAAGTTCAGATGCAATTGGCCTAG CTCCTCGAGCAATGGAGAAGTGTAGAAATCGTACCGAGCCCGATAATGAATGA